Sequence from the Candidatus Zixiibacteriota bacterium genome:
TATAAAGTTTCCCGCTCATATTTTCGGCGGCGCGGCACATCAGCTCGTTAGTTTCCAGAATCCACGACAACTCCGCCCACTGGTAGCCCCTTTCAATACCTTTGAGATAAGTCTCGACATAGAAAATGTTATCGATCCCCCGTTTCTGGAACCTTGGAATAACACCCATAGTAAGCATTCGGACACCGTTGATTTTCCGGCTAATTTTGGTGTTCCAGAGCAGTTTGAAAATTC
This genomic interval carries:
- a CDS encoding N-acetyltransferase codes for the protein ELALIAYVNDEPAAFSLAVPDINQVLIKLNGRLLPFGIFKLLWNTKISRKINGVRMLTMGVIPRFQKRGIDNIFYVETYLKGIERGYQWAELSWILETNELMCRAAENMSGKLYKKYRLVEMPI